TGACCGAGAAGGATTGCGATGCCACCGACTGTGAAAAGGGCAAATACTACCGGATTTCGGTAAAGGATAATGGCATCGGTTTTGACCAGAATTATGTCGACAAGATTTTTACCATTTTCCAAAGGCTGCACCACCGCGACGCTTATGAAGGCACCGGTATCGGCCTGGCCATCGCCAAAAAAATCATTGAAAAACACAACGGCCTGATAACTGCCCGAAGCCAGGAAGGACAGGGGGCCGAATTCATTATTATTCTCCCAAAATAATAACTTTATGCAGAACAATTTTAAGCGGAATCTAATTGTCAGTTCAGGAATCTCCATGCTAATCCTCCTGATCAGTTCGACGGCCTCCTACATCAGCATCAGGAAACTGCTCGACAGCAATGCAATGGTCAACCACACCAACGAGGTAATTTACCAGATCAATCAGGGCCACAATATTACAATAGAAGCGCAAAACAGTGTGCGCGGTTTCCTCATCACCGGAAAAAGTGCCCTGCTGGAGGCTTACAACGGCGCCGAAGAACGTGCCGGTATTTCTTACCAGACATTAAAAGGGCTTACGGCAGACAATCTTACACAACAGAAAAACATGGCCGAGCTGAAGCTCAACAGCCAGATTTTCTATAGTTACCTGAAAGAAAGGGTCGCCTCCAAAGCGGCGGGGTTTAATGCCACGGAAGAGCATTTGCTCCGGGGGAAAGAACTGCTCAACAACCTGCGCGGGTCGTTGCGGGCGATGGAAAATGAAGAGCAGCGCCTGCTTAAAATCAGGATTGAGCAGGCTTCGGAAAATGCCAGCTACAGCTTGATCTTAATCGTACTGGCGGCGTTATTGGCACTGGTCATTACGGTTGTCTTTTTCATCCGGATGCTCAGGGATTTCAGGCAAAGGCAAAAACTTCAGATGGAACTGCAACGGAACGAAATCGAAACCGCCAACCGCATCCGGGTCATCAGCGGAATCGCGGAACAAATTTCGGACGGGAACTATGAAATCCGCGTCAATGACAACGAAAGCGATGCATTGGGAAGCGTCGCGGGCTCGCTCAACAATATGGCTGTATCACTGAACCGGTCGTTCAACCTGCTTACAGAAAAGGAATGGCTGCAAACCGGGATGGCCCATCTGAGCAATGTGATGCTCGGGGAGAAAACTGTCGAACAACTCACAAAGGAAACCATCGAGTTCGTTGCCGAATACACCAAAAGCAATGCCGGCGTGATTTACCTGCTTGAAGGCGATGAATTGCACATGGTGTCGGGCTACAGCTTCATCCCATCCAAAAAACGCGAGCGACTGAAACTTGGCGAGGCACTGACGGGACAGGCGGCAAAGTCAAAAAAAATGCTTGAACTCAAACTGACTGAAAATGAAGACATCAGCATCTCTTATGCGTTGGGCGAAATCAGGCCTGCGCATGTCGTTGCCATACCTTTGATGGAAGCCAATGTCGAAGGCGTGATGGAACTCGCTTCGGTAAGGGAATTCACGACCCTGGAGCTCAACTTCCTTACTGACGCCTCGTACAATATCGCCATTGCAATCAAGGGCGCACTGAGCCGCAAACGCGTACAGGAGCTGCTTGAGGAAACACAGGCCCAATCTGAAGAACTCAGCGTGCAGCACAGCGAACTTGAGAGCATTAATGCGGAACTGGAAACCCAGACCGAAAAGCTGCAGGCTTCAGAAGAGGAACTCAAAGTGCAGCAGGAAGAATTGCAGCAAACCAATGAGGAACTCGCCGAAAGAAGCGTACTGCTTGAAGAACAAAATACTGAAATCCAGAAAAAATCGGAGGCGCTGGAACTCTCCACGAGGTATAAATCCGAATTCCTGGCAAATATGTCGCATGAGCTGCGTACACCGCTGAATTCAATATTGTTGCTGAGCCGTTTGCTTTCGGAAAACAACGAGCAGAACATGAGTGCCGAGCAGATTGAATTTGCCAAAGTAATCCAAAGCTCGGGCAACGGACTTTTGGGATTGATCGATGAAATCCTCGACCTGTCGAAAATCGAGGCAGGGAAAATGGAACTTGAGATCCTCGACGTTCCTGTGCAGGACATCGCCGAAAGCCTGAAAAGCCTGTTTTCCGTCATGGCGAAGGAAAAAGGGATTGAGTTTAAGGTCATCACCAAAAACGCGCCATTGGTCATTAAATCCGATAAGATGCGCCTCGAACAAATCCTTAAAAATTTAATATCAAACGGCATCAAGTTTACCTCTAAAGGTGCCGTAACGCTCGAGATTTATAAGGATCCCAAAAATGAAAAATTCCTTTGCTTCAGCGTCAGGGATACCGGAATCGGGATTTCACCTGAACAGCAGCCTCTGGTTTTCGAAGCTTTCCACCAGGCCGATGGCTCAACCAAACGCAAGTATGGCGGAACGGGCCTCGGATTGTCAATCAGCAGGGAACTGGCGAAATTGCTTCAGGGCGGACTGTCATTGAAAAGTGTCCTAAATGAAGGAAGTGAATTCACGCTTCGAATCCCCGTTTCTATTTCAACCGCAGGCCATGCAATCCCTGACCCCGCGGCAGATCCTGCTTCGGCCGCCACCGCGGAACTTTCACATGGCGCGCCGGATCGTTACGTTGCACCGGATATCCCGGAAGACCTTCCTGATGACCGGGATGCGATTTCCGCGGGCGACAAGGTCATACTGATCGTTGAAGACGACACCCATTTTGCCAAATCTTTACTCGATTACACCAGGAAGCGTGGGTATAAAGGCGTTGTCAGCGTTCGTGGTGACCATGCGCTAAACCTGGCATTGACATTCCATCCGGTCGGCATTTTGCTCGACATCCAGTTGCCCGTGAAAAGCGGTTGGGAGGTGATGGAAGAACTCAAAAACAACCCGCAGACCCGCCCGATTCCGGTCCACATCATGTCATCGCACAAGTTGCGTCAGGAAAGCCTGCTTAAGGGCGCCATCAATTTCCTGGACAAGCCTGCCGCTTATGAGCAGATACCAGAAGTATTTAAGAAGATTGAGCAGATCGTAAACCGCGATGCGCAGAAGGTCCTGATCATTGAAGACAACTCCAAACACGCCAGCGCCCTGGCATTTTTCCTCGAAACGCACAGCATCAGCTCGGAAATCAAGAGTGAAGTATCGGAAGGGGTGATGGCATTGCAGAAGCCTGACATCAACTGCGTGATCCTGGATATGGGCATCCCTGACCGCCAGGCGTACGACATCCTGGAAAAGGTCAAGGAAAATCCGGGATTGGAAAACCTTCCCATCATTGTATTTACAGGGAAAAGCCTCTCGATGCAGGAGGAACTGAAGATTAAAAAATACGCCGATTCCATTGTCGTAAAAACGGCCCACTCATACCAACGGATGATTGATGAAGTATCGCTGTTCCTGCACCTGATGGAAGAAAAGAAAACCGAAGGCATCAAAAACAAGAAATACCAGTTGCTGAATAATGTGCTCAGCAACAAAACGGTTTTGGTTGTCGATGATGACGTCAGGAATATCTATTCGCTCACCAAAGCGCTCGAGATACTGCAAATGAAAGTCGTCACCGCGATCGACGGCAAGGAGGCCCTGAGGATCCTTGATGAAAACCCAGGCGTTGATGTGGTATTGCTCGACATGATGATGCCCAACATGGACGGCTATGAAACGGCGCAGCGCATACGCGAAAAGCCGAAATTCAGGAACCTGCCCGTGATTGCCGTGACGGCCAAAGCAATGATGGGTGACCGCGAAAAGTGCATCAACGCAGGGGCTTCCGATTACATCACCAAACCCGTCGATGTCGACCAACTGCTGTCACTGCTGCGCGTCTGGCTTTACGATAAACAATAAAAACATGCTGATGGATAAGAAGAAAATCCTGATTATCGACGATGATGCACGAAATATCTTTGCATTGGCGGCCGTACTCAAATCAAGGCATTATGACTGCCTGTCCTGCCAAAGTGCGATGGAAGCCATAGACCTGCTGAGCGCAGATGATACCGTCGATTACATCCTGATCGATATGATGATGCCTGAAATGGATGGTTACGAAGCCATTCCGCAAATCCGGAAAATTCCTTCGCATTCGCAAACGCCGATCATTTCGGTCACCGCACAGGCAATGGTCGGCGATCGCGAAAAGAGCCTTTTTGCGGGCGCCGACGAGTACATCTCGAAACCGGTAGACATCGACAGGTTACTCAGTATTTTTAAAAAATTGTAAACACGATGCTGAGCGATAACGAAATCGAAGTGCTTATCAACGAGGCGCATGAATACTACGGATTTGATTTCGGGGGCTATTCCCGTGCGTCCTTTAAACGGCGTATCGAACGGCTCATTCAGATGGACGGACTCACTGATTTCCGCAGCCTGCTGTCCAGAATGCGTACCGATTCCGACTATTTCAAGCATATGGTAGAGGAAATCACGGTTAATGTCACTGAAATGTTCCGGGATCCGCACGTTTACAAAATACTCCGCGAAGAAATCCTGCCCATCCTTGCAACCAAGCCGTTCATCAGGATCTGGCACGCGGGCTGTTCTACGGGTGAGGAAGTTTTCTCGATGGCTATCTTATTAAAGGAAGCCAGGCTGCTCAGCAAATCCCTGCTGTATGCGACCGACCTGAGTCCGTCAGCGCTTGCGAGCGCCAAAAGCGGTATTTTTCCGCTGCGGATGATGAAACAATATTCGGAAAACTATATGGCTTCGGGAGGTATCCGCGATTTTTCGGATTACTACATTGCCAATTATGAACGCGCCAAATTCAGCGAGGAATTGTCGGAAAAGATGGTTTTTTCGCAGCACAACCTCGTGTCCGACAGTTCGTTCAATGAGTTCGACCTGATTTTATGCCGTA
The nucleotide sequence above comes from Flavobacterium magnum. Encoded proteins:
- a CDS encoding response regulator encodes the protein MQNNFKRNLIVSSGISMLILLISSTASYISIRKLLDSNAMVNHTNEVIYQINQGHNITIEAQNSVRGFLITGKSALLEAYNGAEERAGISYQTLKGLTADNLTQQKNMAELKLNSQIFYSYLKERVASKAAGFNATEEHLLRGKELLNNLRGSLRAMENEEQRLLKIRIEQASENASYSLILIVLAALLALVITVVFFIRMLRDFRQRQKLQMELQRNEIETANRIRVISGIAEQISDGNYEIRVNDNESDALGSVAGSLNNMAVSLNRSFNLLTEKEWLQTGMAHLSNVMLGEKTVEQLTKETIEFVAEYTKSNAGVIYLLEGDELHMVSGYSFIPSKKRERLKLGEALTGQAAKSKKMLELKLTENEDISISYALGEIRPAHVVAIPLMEANVEGVMELASVREFTTLELNFLTDASYNIAIAIKGALSRKRVQELLEETQAQSEELSVQHSELESINAELETQTEKLQASEEELKVQQEELQQTNEELAERSVLLEEQNTEIQKKSEALELSTRYKSEFLANMSHELRTPLNSILLLSRLLSENNEQNMSAEQIEFAKVIQSSGNGLLGLIDEILDLSKIEAGKMELEILDVPVQDIAESLKSLFSVMAKEKGIEFKVITKNAPLVIKSDKMRLEQILKNLISNGIKFTSKGAVTLEIYKDPKNEKFLCFSVRDTGIGISPEQQPLVFEAFHQADGSTKRKYGGTGLGLSISRELAKLLQGGLSLKSVLNEGSEFTLRIPVSISTAGHAIPDPAADPASAATAELSHGAPDRYVAPDIPEDLPDDRDAISAGDKVILIVEDDTHFAKSLLDYTRKRGYKGVVSVRGDHALNLALTFHPVGILLDIQLPVKSGWEVMEELKNNPQTRPIPVHIMSSHKLRQESLLKGAINFLDKPAAYEQIPEVFKKIEQIVNRDAQKVLIIEDNSKHASALAFFLETHSISSEIKSEVSEGVMALQKPDINCVILDMGIPDRQAYDILEKVKENPGLENLPIIVFTGKSLSMQEELKIKKYADSIVVKTAHSYQRMIDEVSLFLHLMEEKKTEGIKNKKYQLLNNVLSNKTVLVVDDDVRNIYSLTKALEILQMKVVTAIDGKEALRILDENPGVDVVLLDMMMPNMDGYETAQRIREKPKFRNLPVIAVTAKAMMGDREKCINAGASDYITKPVDVDQLLSLLRVWLYDKQ
- a CDS encoding CheR family methyltransferase — translated: MLSDNEIEVLINEAHEYYGFDFGGYSRASFKRRIERLIQMDGLTDFRSLLSRMRTDSDYFKHMVEEITVNVTEMFRDPHVYKILREEILPILATKPFIRIWHAGCSTGEEVFSMAILLKEARLLSKSLLYATDLSPSALASAKSGIFPLRMMKQYSENYMASGGIRDFSDYYIANYERAKFSEELSEKMVFSQHNLVSDSSFNEFDLILCRNVMIYFDKELQERALRLFDDSLAKLGYLVLGTKETLKYSSVQPRFGQLRKEKIWKKLK
- a CDS encoding response regulator, with the translated sequence MDKKKILIIDDDARNIFALAAVLKSRHYDCLSCQSAMEAIDLLSADDTVDYILIDMMMPEMDGYEAIPQIRKIPSHSQTPIISVTAQAMVGDREKSLFAGADEYISKPVDIDRLLSIFKKL